One stretch of Variovorax sp. TBS-050B DNA includes these proteins:
- a CDS encoding DNA translocase FtsK — MTYSLNTLQSSSADEGQPVRMRAMRFAHEITLIAGFAALLFWLLAMLSFTPSDAAWSTSGTGGEIKNWGGRIGAWLADGSYFLAGYSVWWCLAAGLRAWLSSLANWLRGGEAAQGEQPVRGRFNRSRIAFWFGLLLLLSASAVLEWSRLYRLESHLPGSGGGVLGYLVGPASVRWMGFTGSALVAIAAGVIGSALVFRFSWTQIAERIGARAYSLFESRREKRELAADIAMGKQAARERAEAEDPPFSRTPDSEPAALADDEELHIEPRPKRRAPSPPVQIEPALAEVPKSDRVAKERQKPLFKELPDSKLPQVDLLDPAQARQETVSADTLEMTSRMIEKKLKDFGVEVRVVLASPGPVITRYEIEPATGVKGSQIVNLAKDLARSLSLVSIRVVETIPGKNYMALELPNAKRQSIKLSEILGSQVYNEGKSMLTMGLGKDIIGNPVVADLAKMPHVLVAGTTGSGKSVGINAMILSLLYKAEARDVRLLMIDPKMLEMSVYEGIPHLLAPVVTDMRQAAHGLNWCVAEMERRYKLMSKLGVRNLAGYNTKIDEAKAREEFIYNPFSLTPDDPEPLKREPHIVVVIDELADLMMVVGKKIEELIARLAQKARAAGIHLILATQRPSVDVITGLIKANIPTRIAFQVSSKIDSRTILDQMGAEALLGMGDMLYMPSGTGLPIRVHGAFVSDDEVHRVVAYLKSQGEPDYIEGVLEGGTVDGEGDMLGGDGGDGEKDPMYDQAVEVVLKNRKASISLVQRHLKIGYNRAARLVEDMEKAGLVSAMSGSGQREILVPARAE, encoded by the coding sequence ATGACCTATTCGCTCAATACGCTTCAATCCTCTTCCGCCGACGAAGGGCAGCCCGTGCGCATGCGCGCCATGCGCTTCGCCCACGAGATCACGCTGATCGCCGGTTTCGCGGCCCTGCTGTTCTGGCTGCTGGCGATGCTGAGCTTCACGCCTTCCGATGCGGCGTGGTCGACCTCCGGCACGGGCGGCGAGATCAAGAACTGGGGCGGCCGCATCGGCGCCTGGCTCGCCGACGGCAGCTATTTCCTCGCCGGCTACTCGGTCTGGTGGTGCCTCGCGGCGGGCCTGCGCGCATGGCTTTCGTCCCTCGCCAACTGGCTGCGCGGCGGCGAAGCCGCGCAGGGCGAGCAACCCGTGCGCGGTCGTTTCAACCGCAGCCGGATCGCCTTCTGGTTCGGGCTGCTGCTGCTGCTGTCCGCGAGCGCGGTGCTCGAGTGGTCGCGCCTGTACCGCCTCGAATCCCATCTGCCGGGCTCGGGCGGGGGCGTACTGGGCTATCTCGTGGGGCCCGCGAGCGTGCGCTGGATGGGCTTCACCGGCTCGGCGCTGGTGGCCATCGCCGCGGGCGTGATCGGTTCGGCGCTGGTGTTCCGTTTCTCGTGGACCCAGATCGCCGAGCGCATCGGCGCGCGGGCCTACTCGCTGTTCGAATCGCGCCGCGAGAAGCGCGAACTCGCGGCCGACATCGCCATGGGCAAGCAGGCGGCCCGCGAGCGCGCGGAGGCCGAGGATCCTCCGTTCTCGCGCACGCCCGACAGCGAGCCGGCCGCGCTGGCGGACGACGAGGAACTGCACATCGAGCCCCGGCCCAAGCGCCGGGCTCCCTCGCCGCCGGTCCAGATCGAACCCGCGCTGGCCGAAGTGCCGAAGAGCGACCGCGTCGCCAAGGAGCGCCAGAAGCCGCTCTTCAAGGAACTGCCCGACAGCAAGCTGCCGCAGGTCGACCTGCTCGACCCCGCGCAGGCGCGCCAGGAAACCGTCTCGGCCGACACGCTCGAGATGACCTCGCGCATGATCGAGAAGAAGCTCAAGGACTTCGGTGTCGAGGTGCGCGTGGTGCTCGCTTCGCCGGGGCCGGTCATCACGCGCTACGAGATCGAGCCCGCCACCGGCGTCAAGGGCTCGCAGATCGTCAACCTCGCCAAGGACCTGGCACGTTCGCTCTCGCTGGTGTCGATCCGCGTGGTCGAGACCATCCCCGGCAAGAACTACATGGCGCTCGAACTGCCGAACGCCAAGCGGCAGTCGATCAAGCTCAGCGAGATCCTCGGCTCGCAGGTCTACAACGAAGGCAAGTCGATGCTCACGATGGGCCTCGGCAAGGACATCATCGGCAACCCCGTGGTGGCCGACCTCGCGAAGATGCCGCACGTGCTCGTGGCCGGCACCACCGGTTCGGGCAAGTCGGTGGGCATCAACGCGATGATCCTTTCGCTGCTCTACAAGGCCGAGGCGCGCGACGTGCGCCTGCTCATGATCGACCCGAAGATGCTCGAGATGTCGGTCTACGAAGGCATTCCGCACCTGCTCGCGCCCGTGGTCACCGACATGCGCCAGGCCGCGCACGGCCTCAACTGGTGCGTGGCCGAGATGGAGCGCCGCTACAAGCTCATGAGCAAGCTCGGCGTGCGCAACCTGGCGGGCTACAACACCAAGATCGACGAGGCCAAGGCGCGCGAGGAATTCATCTACAACCCCTTCAGCCTCACGCCCGACGATCCCGAGCCGCTCAAGCGCGAGCCGCACATCGTGGTGGTGATCGACGAACTGGCCGACCTGATGATGGTGGTCGGCAAGAAGATCGAAGAGCTGATCGCGCGCCTCGCGCAGAAGGCGCGCGCGGCCGGCATCCACCTGATCCTCGCCACGCAGCGCCCGAGCGTCGACGTGATCACGGGCCTCATCAAGGCCAACATCCCGACCCGCATCGCGTTCCAGGTGTCGAGCAAGATCGACAGTCGCACCATCCTCGACCAGATGGGCGCCGAGGCGCTGCTCGGCATGGGCGACATGCTCTACATGCCGAGCGGCACCGGCCTGCCGATCCGCGTGCACGGCGCCTTCGTGAGCGACGACGAGGTGCACCGCGTGGTGGCCTACCTCAAGAGCCAGGGCGAGCCCGACTACATCGAGGGCGTGCTCGAGGGCGGCACGGTCGATGGCGAAGGCGACATGCTCGGCGGCGATGGCGGCGACGGCGAGAAGGATCCGATGTACGACCAGGCGGTCGAAGTGGTGCTCAAGAACCGCAAGGCCAGCATCTCGCTGGTGCAGCGCCACCTGAAGATCGGCTACAACCGCGCCGCGCGGCTGGTGGAAGACATGGAAAAGGCCGGCCTCGTGAGCGCCATGAGCGGCAGCGGCCAGCGCGAGATCCTCGTGCCGGCACGCGCCGAATAG
- a CDS encoding branched-chain amino acid ABC transporter permease: MEILLQQIINGLVLGSMYALIALGYTMVYGIINLINFAHGEVLMVGALTSWTIIGLMQESMPGAPGWLVLVIALVIACVVAATLNFVIEKVAYRPLRNSPKLAPLITAIGMSILLQTLAMIIWKPTNKAYPNLLPTDPIHVGGAVISPTQVMILSVTAFSLVVLMWLVNYTKLGRAMRATAENPRVAALMGIRPDMVISATFIIGAVLAAIAGVMYASNYGIAQHAMGFLPGLKAFTAAVFGGIGNLAGAVVGGILLGLIEAIGSGYIGSLTGGVLGSNYSDIFAFIVLIVMLTLRPSGLLGERVADRA; this comes from the coding sequence ATGGAAATATTGCTGCAGCAGATCATCAACGGTCTGGTACTCGGCAGCATGTATGCCTTGATAGCCTTGGGCTATACCATGGTGTACGGCATCATCAATCTGATCAACTTTGCGCACGGTGAAGTGCTGATGGTGGGCGCGCTCACCAGCTGGACCATCATCGGCCTCATGCAGGAATCGATGCCCGGCGCGCCCGGCTGGCTGGTTCTCGTCATCGCGCTGGTCATTGCCTGCGTGGTGGCCGCCACGTTGAATTTCGTGATCGAGAAGGTCGCCTACCGGCCGCTTCGCAACAGCCCCAAGCTCGCGCCGCTGATCACCGCCATCGGCATGTCGATCCTGCTGCAGACGCTGGCGATGATCATCTGGAAGCCCACCAACAAGGCCTATCCCAACCTCCTGCCCACCGATCCGATCCATGTCGGCGGCGCCGTGATCTCGCCCACGCAGGTCATGATCCTCAGCGTCACCGCCTTCTCGCTCGTGGTGCTGATGTGGCTGGTCAACTACACCAAGCTCGGCCGCGCGATGCGCGCCACCGCTGAGAACCCGCGCGTCGCGGCGCTCATGGGCATCCGGCCCGACATGGTGATCTCCGCCACCTTCATCATCGGCGCCGTGCTCGCGGCCATCGCGGGCGTGATGTACGCCTCCAACTACGGCATCGCGCAGCATGCGATGGGCTTCCTGCCCGGCCTCAAGGCCTTCACGGCGGCGGTGTTCGGCGGCATCGGCAACCTCGCGGGCGCGGTGGTCGGCGGCATCCTGCTTGGGCTGATCGAAGCGATCGGGTCGGGCTACATCGGTTCGCTGACCGGCGGCGTGCTCGGCAGCAACTACAGCGACATCTTCGCGTTCATCGTGCTGATCGTCATGCTCACGCTGCGGCCCTCGGGCCTGCTCGGCGAGCGCGTGGCGGACCGTGCCTGA
- the lolA gene encoding outer membrane lipoprotein chaperone LolA, translating into MKIRHWLLVGLLCSANAWAGGLESLEAFVKTVKSGRAEFTQTVTAPPRDGQPGRSKTSSGTFEFQRPGKFKFDYQKPFAQMIVADGKTLWLYDADLNQVTQRAQSQALGSTPAALIAAAPDLRALQADFALEAAPERDGLQWVKATPKNKDGQLQHVQVGFQGDALAALEILDSFGQRSVLKFSKVEVNPALGANVFEFKAPAGADVIKQ; encoded by the coding sequence ATGAAAATCCGTCACTGGCTGCTGGTCGGCCTTCTCTGTTCCGCCAATGCCTGGGCCGGCGGGCTCGAAAGCCTCGAGGCCTTCGTGAAGACCGTGAAATCGGGCCGCGCCGAGTTCACCCAGACCGTCACGGCGCCGCCGCGCGACGGCCAGCCGGGGCGCTCCAAGACCTCGAGCGGCACCTTCGAATTCCAGCGCCCGGGCAAGTTCAAGTTCGACTACCAGAAGCCTTTCGCGCAGATGATCGTGGCCGACGGCAAGACGCTCTGGCTCTACGACGCCGACCTGAACCAGGTCACGCAGCGCGCGCAGTCGCAGGCACTGGGCTCGACGCCCGCCGCGCTGATCGCGGCCGCACCCGACCTGCGCGCATTGCAGGCCGACTTCGCGCTCGAGGCCGCGCCGGAGCGCGACGGCCTGCAGTGGGTCAAGGCCACGCCGAAGAACAAGGACGGCCAGCTGCAGCACGTGCAGGTCGGCTTCCAGGGCGATGCGCTCGCCGCGCTCGAGATCCTCGACAGCTTCGGCCAGCGCTCGGTGCTCAAGTTCAGCAAGGTCGAAGTGAACCCCGCGCTCGGCGCGAACGTGTTCGAGTTCAAGGCGCCGGCGGGCGCCGACGTCATCAAGCAATAG
- a CDS encoding replication-associated recombination protein A — protein sequence MATSSHQPLAERLRPKTLGEVIGQQHLLGAGMPLRIAFESGQPHSCILWGPPGTGKTTIARLMADAFDAQFLSISAVLGGVKDIREAVERATAARDGLEQRRTIVFVDEVHRFNKSQQDAFLPHVESGLFTFIGATTENPSFEVNSALLSRAAVYVLQPLTEADLKQIVGKAQAIDAVPAIEEAAIDRLIAYADGDARRLLNTLETLAVAARAEKLGQITDEWLLRVLGERMRRYDKGGEQFYDTISALHKSVRGSDPDASLYWFVRMLDGGADPRYMARRLIRMASEDIGLADPRALRLALDAAEVYERLGTPEGELALAECVVYLAMAPKSNAVYTAYNEVRALVRKDSTRPVPMHLRNAPTKLMKDLDYGKGYRYAHDEEGGFAAGERYLPDGLEGQVFYEPVERGLEIRIAEKLRELRRRNAERGQ from the coding sequence TTGGCCACCAGTTCGCATCAACCCCTCGCCGAGCGCCTGCGTCCGAAGACGCTGGGCGAAGTGATCGGCCAGCAGCACCTGCTCGGTGCGGGCATGCCGCTGCGCATCGCCTTCGAATCGGGCCAGCCGCATTCGTGCATCCTCTGGGGGCCGCCCGGCACCGGCAAGACCACGATCGCGCGGCTCATGGCCGACGCCTTCGATGCGCAGTTCCTCAGCATCAGCGCCGTGCTCGGCGGCGTGAAGGACATCCGCGAGGCGGTCGAACGCGCCACCGCCGCGCGCGACGGGCTGGAACAGCGGCGCACCATCGTCTTCGTCGACGAGGTGCACCGCTTCAACAAGAGCCAGCAGGACGCCTTCCTGCCGCATGTGGAATCGGGCCTCTTCACCTTCATCGGGGCGACCACCGAGAACCCTTCGTTCGAGGTCAACTCGGCCCTGCTTTCGCGCGCCGCGGTCTACGTGCTGCAGCCGCTCACCGAAGCCGATCTCAAGCAGATCGTCGGCAAGGCGCAGGCCATCGACGCCGTGCCCGCGATCGAGGAGGCCGCGATCGACCGCCTCATCGCCTACGCCGACGGCGACGCACGGCGGCTGCTCAACACGCTCGAGACGCTGGCCGTGGCGGCGCGCGCCGAGAAGCTCGGCCAGATCACCGACGAATGGCTGCTGCGCGTGCTCGGCGAGCGGATGCGGCGCTACGACAAGGGCGGCGAGCAGTTCTACGACACCATCAGCGCGCTGCACAAGTCGGTGCGCGGCAGCGATCCCGATGCCTCGCTCTACTGGTTCGTGCGCATGCTCGACGGCGGTGCCGATCCGCGCTACATGGCGCGCCGGCTGATCCGCATGGCGAGCGAAGACATCGGCCTGGCGGATCCACGGGCGCTGCGGCTCGCGCTCGACGCGGCCGAGGTCTACGAGCGGCTGGGTACGCCCGAAGGCGAGCTCGCGCTGGCGGAATGCGTGGTCTATCTCGCGATGGCACCGAAGTCGAACGCCGTCTACACCGCCTACAACGAGGTCCGCGCGCTGGTGCGCAAGGACAGCACGCGGCCCGTGCCGATGCACCTGCGCAATGCGCCCACCAAGCTCATGAAGGACCTCGACTACGGCAAGGGCTACCGCTATGCGCACGACGAGGAGGGTGGCTTTGCCGCCGGCGAGCGCTACCTGCCCGATGGCCTCGAGGGCCAGGTCTTCTACGAGCCCGTCGAGCGCGGGCTCGAGATCCGCATCGCAGAGAAGCTCCGCGAGCTGCGCCGGCGCAATGCCGAGCGCGGCCAGTGA